The nucleotide window CGTGTCTGAACCAAACGGCCGGCGGCCTGGCGAACGGGAAAGCAGAGCATGCGTGTGTCCGGCCGTCCTACCAGCACTAGTCCGTCTCCCACGTCCTGCGTCGGAACGCtggccccgccgcccgccgcgtCGTGATCACCGCGGCGCGGCTGGCCACATCCTGGTCGTAGCGCGCGCGCTCGTCGGGGTCGGCCAGCGTGGCGTACGCCGCGTGCAGCCGGATGAACCCCTCGTCGCCGCCTGCGCCTGCGGCGTCCGGGTGCACGTCCCTCGCCAGGCGCCGGTACGCCGCCTTGATCTCGCCCCTGCTGGCCCCCACGCCCACCCCGAGCACCTCGTAGTGCGTCCTCCTAGCCGCAGAAGCCCGCGCCAGCACGCACCGCCGGGCTCCGGCGACACGACCTGGAAAGGGCACAGCTGCAGAAGCGAACGTAGCCATCTATGGTTCCTTCTCTGTACTTCTTGATCCAAAAGCAGAGTACTT belongs to Triticum urartu cultivar G1812 chromosome 7, Tu2.1, whole genome shotgun sequence and includes:
- the LOC125521990 gene encoding chaperone protein dnaJ 11, chloroplastic-like; translation: MATFASAAVPFPGRVAGARRCVLARASAARRTHYEVLGVGVGASRGEIKAAYRRLARDVHPDAAGAGGDEGFIRLHAAYATLADPDERARYDQDVASRAAVITTRRAAGPAFRRRTWETD